One genomic region from Haloterrigena gelatinilytica encodes:
- a CDS encoding HalX domain-containing protein, which yields MATDTPSVLIVEDEPDLANLYAAWLGDTCDLETAYDGETALDAIDETVDIVLLDRRMPGLSGDTILTTIRDRGLDCRVAMVTAVEPDFDIIEMGFDDYLVKPVSKDELRRIVDQLTLRASYDEQLQEFFALASKKALLDAQKTDAELKSSQEYARLRDRLAVLRVQVNDTMEELLEQNGYRQLCQDITRDSILQESG from the coding sequence ATGGCCACTGATACCCCGTCCGTCCTGATCGTCGAAGACGAGCCCGATCTCGCGAACCTCTACGCCGCGTGGCTCGGCGACACCTGCGACCTCGAGACGGCCTACGACGGCGAGACCGCGCTCGACGCCATCGACGAGACGGTCGACATCGTCCTCCTCGACCGGCGGATGCCGGGGCTGTCCGGCGATACGATCCTCACGACGATCCGCGACCGCGGGCTCGACTGTCGGGTCGCGATGGTCACGGCCGTCGAACCGGACTTCGACATCATCGAGATGGGCTTCGACGATTACCTGGTCAAACCCGTCTCGAAGGACGAACTCCGGCGGATCGTCGATCAGCTCACCCTCCGCGCGAGCTACGACGAACAACTACAGGAGTTCTTCGCGCTCGCCTCGAAGAAGGCGCTGTTGGACGCCCAGAAGACCGACGCCGAGCTCAAATCCAGCCAGGAGTACGCGCGGCTCCGGGATCGACTCGCGGTGCTTCGCGTCCAGGTCAACGACACGATGGAGGAACTGCTCGAGCAGAACGGGTATCGGCAGCTCTGTCAGGACATCACGCGGGATTCGATCCTCCAAGAATCGGGCTGA
- a CDS encoding PAS domain-containing protein — MTLPSVPIVDRVTDAFFALDTDFRFTYVNERAETLLKRSREELIGRVMWDEFPQTVETQFPDGFHRAMDEQVPVSFEIYHAQLETWFEARAYPSESGLSVYMRDVTDRKVQETTLAQHAAVVEAVNDAVVTLDRTREIVTVNDATETAFGIDRSELVGEHVERLIDRAGIAAEDAVEIGRAITDIDIGSAVERTVEVPFTDADGVDRIGEFRFVPIEDDVATVAAVIRDVTDRREYERVVTSLHEVTRWLLESDDPEEICAIAVHSGSDLLELPISGVWLLEEEKGYLEPVAGTAGAHDEFGGLPRFNPGEGLVWDVFESGDVERFDDLREVEDIYNPDTPIRSEIIAPIGTHGVLMTGSLESHRFDETDVDLISTLVENTRAALDRADREQVLRERTAELERQTERLESVANVLSSDLKAQLSAVADALESDGAGAGGDGGETHEEWEFPLAENSVEATLDRAEGLVDDIREFARNASTVGTRSRISLESAIDEALERSRLDYDSVVIEEPATLRADADRFVHLLETAFDDAAARADSEVTIQVGLVGFENGERSRGFFLLDDAAEIPPAAHERVLDPTTDPDDEVATDGLGLALVRAIAEAHDWELSVDNGENGGTRLEVRDVTTLERDG, encoded by the coding sequence GTGACGCTGCCATCCGTGCCGATCGTCGATCGGGTCACCGACGCCTTCTTCGCGCTCGATACGGACTTTCGCTTCACGTACGTAAACGAGCGCGCCGAGACGCTGCTGAAACGCTCCCGCGAGGAGCTGATCGGGCGGGTCATGTGGGACGAGTTCCCCCAGACCGTCGAGACGCAGTTCCCCGACGGCTTCCACCGCGCGATGGACGAACAGGTCCCCGTCTCCTTCGAGATCTACCACGCGCAACTCGAGACCTGGTTCGAGGCGCGGGCCTACCCCTCCGAGAGCGGCCTCTCGGTCTACATGCGCGACGTCACCGACCGGAAAGTCCAGGAGACCACGCTGGCCCAACACGCCGCCGTCGTCGAGGCCGTCAACGACGCCGTCGTCACCCTCGATCGGACTCGAGAGATCGTCACCGTCAACGACGCCACCGAGACGGCCTTCGGCATCGACCGGTCGGAACTCGTCGGCGAACACGTCGAACGACTCATCGACCGCGCGGGGATCGCCGCCGAGGACGCCGTCGAGATCGGTCGGGCGATCACCGATATCGACATCGGCAGCGCGGTCGAGCGGACCGTCGAGGTGCCGTTTACCGACGCCGACGGCGTCGATCGGATCGGCGAGTTCCGCTTCGTCCCGATCGAAGACGACGTCGCGACCGTCGCCGCCGTGATCCGCGACGTCACCGACCGCCGCGAGTACGAGCGCGTCGTCACGTCGCTTCACGAGGTGACCCGCTGGCTGCTCGAGTCCGACGATCCCGAAGAGATCTGCGCGATCGCGGTTCACTCCGGGAGCGACCTGCTCGAACTGCCGATCAGCGGCGTCTGGCTGTTAGAGGAGGAGAAGGGCTATCTCGAACCCGTCGCCGGGACCGCAGGGGCCCACGACGAGTTCGGCGGTCTCCCCCGATTCAACCCGGGCGAGGGGCTCGTCTGGGACGTCTTCGAGTCCGGCGACGTCGAGCGGTTCGACGACCTCCGGGAGGTCGAGGACATTTACAACCCCGACACGCCGATCCGGTCGGAGATCATCGCGCCGATCGGCACCCACGGCGTCCTCATGACCGGGTCGCTCGAGTCCCACCGGTTCGACGAGACCGACGTCGACCTCATCTCGACGCTCGTCGAGAACACTCGGGCGGCCCTCGACCGGGCCGACCGGGAGCAGGTCCTCCGGGAGCGGACCGCCGAACTCGAGCGCCAGACCGAACGCCTCGAGTCGGTCGCGAACGTCCTCTCGAGCGATCTGAAAGCCCAGCTATCGGCCGTCGCCGACGCCCTCGAGAGCGACGGCGCCGGCGCGGGCGGCGACGGCGGTGAGACTCACGAGGAGTGGGAGTTCCCGCTCGCGGAGAACTCCGTCGAAGCGACGCTCGACCGGGCCGAGGGGCTCGTCGACGACATTCGCGAGTTCGCCCGCAACGCCTCGACCGTCGGCACCCGCAGCCGGATTTCCCTCGAGTCGGCGATCGACGAGGCGCTGGAGCGCTCCCGACTCGATTACGATTCCGTCGTCATCGAGGAGCCGGCGACGCTGCGGGCCGACGCCGACCGGTTCGTCCACCTCCTCGAGACGGCGTTCGACGACGCCGCGGCCCGCGCCGACAGCGAGGTGACGATCCAGGTGGGGCTCGTCGGCTTCGAGAACGGGGAGCGCTCCCGCGGTTTCTTCCTGCTCGACGACGCCGCCGAGATCCCGCCGGCCGCTCACGAGCGGGTCCTCGATCCGACGACCGATCCCGACGACGAGGTCGCGACCGACGGGCTGGGGCTGGCCCTCGTCCGGGCGATCGCCGAAGCTCACGACTGGGAGCTGTCGGTCGACAACGGCGAGAACGGCGGCACGCGACTCGAGGTGCGGGACGTAACGACCCTCGAGCGCGACGGCTGA
- a CDS encoding ornithine cyclodeaminase family protein, whose amino-acid sequence MVRVLSDGDVASVLDLEELLPVVADAFEKQRAGDVERPERPHYPIGTGLDPDAPDDPAGTGLCMPAYVHGADYAATKLATVVEDNPERGLPTVTAQIEVIDAETGQSVGYLAGTRVTSARTGCIGGLAARELAVDGPLEVAVVGAGTQARWQIRAIAAAVGVDRIESIRVTSPSDSRVDCARDLEAELGVPATPVESPREAVTDADVVVTATTSTAPVFPGEALADGALVIAVGAYTPEMRELDDETIARAARVFADVPDEARETGDLRGREGLEVRPFGDVLAGADDGRESTAEIVVLESVGTAVLDAATAEFVFDRAVERGLGTTVSLYERE is encoded by the coding sequence ATGGTTCGCGTGCTGTCGGACGGCGACGTCGCGTCGGTCCTCGACCTCGAGGAACTGCTGCCGGTCGTGGCCGACGCCTTCGAGAAGCAACGCGCGGGCGACGTCGAGCGGCCCGAGCGACCCCACTACCCGATCGGAACGGGGCTCGACCCGGACGCCCCGGACGACCCCGCCGGAACCGGCCTCTGCATGCCGGCGTACGTCCACGGCGCCGACTACGCCGCGACGAAGCTCGCGACCGTCGTCGAGGACAACCCCGAGCGCGGGCTCCCGACGGTCACCGCGCAGATCGAGGTGATCGACGCCGAGACCGGCCAGTCGGTCGGCTATCTCGCCGGAACGCGGGTCACCAGCGCCCGGACGGGCTGTATCGGTGGACTGGCCGCCCGCGAACTCGCCGTCGACGGCCCGCTCGAGGTGGCCGTCGTCGGCGCCGGCACGCAGGCCCGCTGGCAGATCCGAGCCATCGCCGCCGCGGTCGGCGTCGACCGGATCGAGTCGATCCGGGTCACCTCGCCGAGCGACTCCCGGGTCGACTGCGCACGGGACCTCGAGGCGGAACTGGGCGTCCCGGCGACGCCGGTCGAGAGCCCGCGGGAGGCCGTGACGGACGCCGACGTCGTCGTCACGGCGACGACGAGTACCGCGCCGGTCTTCCCGGGCGAAGCCCTCGCCGACGGAGCGCTCGTGATCGCCGTGGGCGCCTATACGCCCGAGATGCGCGAACTGGACGACGAGACGATCGCCCGCGCGGCTCGCGTCTTCGCCGACGTTCCCGACGAAGCCCGCGAAACGGGCGACCTGCGCGGACGCGAGGGCCTCGAGGTCCGCCCGTTCGGGGACGTGCTGGCCGGCGCCGATGACGGTCGCGAGTCGACGGCGGAGATCGTCGTCCTCGAGAGCGTCGGGACGGCGGTCCTCGACGCCGCTACCGCCGAATTCGTCTTCGACCGAGCCGTCGAGCGCGGCCTCGGAACGACCGTTTCGCTGTACGAGCGGGAGTGA
- a CDS encoding GNAT family N-acetyltransferase produces MVDYRPIPDERDVFHEYRSYAFQPEEGLPAYDSDEHETLRDTLGSRRGLYASEAADDADPRCVCRHYWLESHVRGDRHRTAGLASVSTPPEYRRRGHVRQLLARSLAEYRDRDVRFSVLWPFRYRFYRQYGWDTANRVRTHEFEPSLLSVATGETADGGRFRRLEADEYDRLESVYATHAERYGLALERDPDWWRARVFGGSDRDPFVYAYERDGDVAGYLVYTMAGEQGDRRMDVSELVFADREALLSLLAFCYRHESQVQRARFELPADVPIRDLVRDPDEIETTISDGPMVRIVDVAETLSALSYPDRDAGLTIAVEDPLVDWNDGTFALKVADGTATCERTDDGTDAADVRLEIGALSQLVVGTRSVRDLERTGRLEAGDSAAPDAFETLEALFPETDVYLGEFF; encoded by the coding sequence ATGGTCGACTACCGTCCCATCCCGGACGAACGGGACGTCTTCCACGAGTACCGCAGCTACGCGTTTCAACCGGAGGAGGGCCTCCCGGCGTACGATTCGGACGAACACGAGACGCTGCGGGACACGCTCGGCTCCCGGCGCGGCCTCTACGCGAGCGAGGCGGCCGACGACGCCGATCCCCGCTGCGTCTGTCGGCACTACTGGCTCGAGTCACACGTCCGCGGCGACCGCCACCGGACCGCCGGGCTGGCGTCGGTCTCGACGCCCCCCGAGTACCGCCGGCGCGGTCACGTCCGGCAGTTGCTCGCCCGCTCGTTGGCGGAGTACCGCGACCGCGACGTCCGCTTTTCGGTGCTGTGGCCGTTCCGCTACCGCTTTTATCGGCAGTACGGCTGGGACACCGCCAACCGGGTCCGCACCCACGAGTTCGAGCCGTCGCTACTGTCGGTCGCGACCGGAGAGACGGCCGATGGCGGACGGTTCCGTCGTCTCGAGGCCGACGAGTACGACCGCCTCGAGTCGGTCTACGCGACCCACGCCGAGCGCTACGGGCTGGCCCTCGAGCGCGACCCGGACTGGTGGCGCGCTCGCGTCTTCGGCGGCAGCGACCGCGATCCGTTCGTCTACGCGTACGAACGTGACGGCGACGTCGCGGGGTATCTCGTCTACACGATGGCGGGCGAGCAGGGCGACCGGCGGATGGACGTCTCCGAACTCGTCTTCGCCGACCGCGAGGCCCTGCTCTCGCTGCTGGCGTTTTGCTACAGACACGAGTCGCAGGTCCAGCGCGCCCGCTTCGAACTCCCCGCGGACGTCCCGATTCGCGATCTCGTCCGCGATCCCGACGAGATCGAGACGACGATCTCGGACGGCCCGATGGTCCGCATCGTCGACGTCGCGGAGACGCTGTCCGCGCTGTCCTACCCCGACCGCGACGCCGGCCTGACGATCGCCGTCGAGGACCCGCTGGTCGACTGGAACGACGGGACGTTCGCCCTCAAGGTCGCGGACGGAACGGCCACCTGCGAGCGGACCGACGACGGAACCGACGCGGCCGACGTCCGCCTCGAGATCGGCGCGCTCTCCCAACTCGTCGTCGGCACCCGGTCGGTACGGGATCTCGAGCGAACGGGCCGACTCGAGGCCGGCGATTCGGCGGCCCCCGACGCGTTCGAAACGCTCGAGGCGCTGTTCCCCGAGACCGACGTCTACCTCGGCGAATTCTTCTGA